ACTGCTTCCAGCACCTGCCCCAGCCAGGCCACAAGGATGGCCCTGACCCAGGCCCCAAGAGTCAGGTAAAAACTATGAAACCGTGTGTTGGGGGTGTGGGAAAGAGTAAAGGGGTCTCTCCAAGCCTAGCAGACTTCGCTGGGGGTAACTGAATGTTCTCCTCCCTTAGAAGGAAAGCTgcatgaaggcagagatttttatTACTGATGTAATAAAGTGTCTCAAACACTGCCTAACACCGTTCGCTGAAGGGCATCATTGAACGAATACCAGGGTCCACATTTGTCTAAAGGGGTGGCCTTGGCCGCACAATGGGCAGGTCACTGACCAAACTACATGGTGGCTTTTCTAGGACCTCCCCACACCGGATGAAAATAGCATGCCATCGGGGCCCTCAACTTCTGTCATCCCCCAGGAGGGGACCAGTCCTGTCCCAAACCCCAGCCAGCCTACCCGTCGCCTGATCCGCCTCTCCAGCCCAGAACGCCAGCGGCTGTCCTCCCTTAAGCTTACCCCTGACCCAGAACTGGAACCTCCCCCCAAGCCTCCCCGCAGCTGCTCTGCCTTGGCCCGCCAGGCCCTGGAGGGCAGTTTTGTAGGTTGGGGAATACCAGTCCAGAGCCCTCAAGGTACCTGCTTTGCCCAGATGCACTCACCCAGGGTCGCTGGTACTGGGATTTCTGAAAGGGGAATgctagggaaagggaagggaggccaTGGGGCCCAGACCTTGTCTACTCCCCTGTTCAGTTGTTGTGGCCATGAAGGAGGAACAGGAACAGAGTCCTCCCTCCagtgaagaggaggaagaggaggaggcagaggaaacaatggctttggaCTCAGACACGCAAGAGGTGAGGAGGAACCTGGCCACCTATCCCACCAAAGCCAGCACGTCCTCTAAACATGCCCCACCGCCCACTCCAGGAAAACCTATAGAATGCTCCCTCTGAGCCAGTCTCTCAGAATCTCTAAGCCTTTGTCTGTTCTACTGGCACTTACCCTATCTCCAGCCCAGGAAGTTTTGTCTTCTTCTAGCTTTCCCAGCCCCTACCCAACGAGGGGGCCGGGAGGCGGGCAGGTCTACCTCTGACTGGCCCGACCCTGCCATAGGCTCTGCTGACCTTCGCCAAGAACTCAGGCACCATGAGCAAGTACCCAACATGGCGTCGGACTCTGCTGCGCCACGCCagggaggaggagatgaagcGGTTCTGCAAGGCCCAGGTGAGGTCAGGGGTTTGCCGTTCCGACGGGGGTCAGAGTTTCTCTGAAGCTCTGCACTCGAGCCATCCAAAGCCTCCTGGGCCTCGTGTCTTGTCCCGCTCAGGCTGTCCAGCGGCGACTACATGAGATTGAGACTGCTGTGGGGGAGCTGGAGGCCGAGGGCACGAAGGTGGAGCAGGCCTTGAGAAGCCAGAGCAGTGAGTAaagatggtgggggggggcacaagCTAGGACATCCCTCCGCCCCCAGCACTCCCTCAGCCACCGGACTGTGTCCCCGCGGGCTCCACTCCTCATGCTCCTGACATCTCTGACCCTGGCTAGAGGCCTTCTGACCCCCGGCCCCCATTCTTCGTTCCCGTCAGCATCCCCAGAACAGCAAAAGGCACAGTGGCTGGAACAGCTGCTACAGCTCGTTCAGAAGAAGAACAGCCTGCTGGCGGAGGAGGCCGAGCTCATGCTCACGTAAGGCGCAGGGGGTGGGGACAGCTGGCACCGGAGCCAGGCCCCAGCCGGGTCCTTGGGCACCCTGGACAGCTGTGCCTCTTCGATCCCTGCCCTCCACAGGGTGAAACTGCTGAGCCTGGAGGAGCAGCAGTGTGAGGTGGACCAGGAGCTCCGAGGCTACATGAACCTGGAAGGTAGGTGGGATCGGGGGAGAGGCTGGCGTTCACACAGCCTCACGACCTCAGATACTGACCAAGGCACATGGTCCTCTGGTCCGAGTGCCTCTGAGGCATTTCAGGAGGAAGCCAGGGAAGGGGGCGCCAAgcccctcctctgccttcagttcagctgGGGCTGCACAGCTGGTGTTgccgcaggggcacctggctgactcagctggacgagcatgtgactcttgatctcaaggtcatgagttcaagccccatgttcgcTGTACAAATAACACATATATCGTATGCATACAATATATACCAGATCAATCAATCACTCGGCCCGGACTAAAATCAGTGCTGCTGCTACCAGTACGAGCAAACCGCTCATGTGGACAGacccagttttacagatgaggaaacaaagccCAAGTTGTGAAAGTCACATAGGCTGGGATTAAGCTGTgcctttcctgcctccctgcccagtTCCCTGTTCTCTAAGCTCTGTGCTCTTCTTCAGAAGCTCTAAAGACCCCTGCTGATCGTCAGGCTGAGGAACAGCTCCTGAAGAAGCTGCTGGATGTGGTGGAGAGGCGAGATGAAATTGTCCGCTTCCAGGAGGaacgcaggctcagtgagctggCCTCAAGGCCGGGGGCCCAGGGCTAAAAGGGCAGGCTGCCTGCCCTCTTCCCTACACGGAAGACCACCTCAACCCAGGACTGTGCCACCCTGCTCATCTGGGCTGCCTGGGATGGGGCCTCACTGtttacaataaaaatgtttctgccAGACAGGGCTTAGGCTGCCTACAGGTGGGAGGTACGGAGTGCAGGGAGAGTAGACATGTAGGAGGCCTGACCATCTATATTATGATAGTCGCAATGACCCGTGGCCCCAGTTGCTGCCTCTACAAGGAAAAGCCAGAGCCACGAAAGTGTCAAGCTTTATTGTTCCTCAGTTCCATCCCCCTCCTGCTGCCCTAGGAGCAGGGCTGGCTGAGACTCTGGGCCCGAATCCTGGGCCTCCCTTGCCCTTCCCAGCACATGCTGGAGCTCAGCCCGAGCCCCAGATAAGCCCTTGGCCTCCTGCATGTGGAAGAGGTAGACTGCCCCCGCCCCTAGCAGCAGTCCTACACTGGGAGTCCAGAGCAGTATGGCAACTTCCCTGACGCCTCCTCCAGCTGCCAAGGCACACAGGAAGGCCAGGAGAAGCAGCCCTAGACCAATCACATAGCTGGCGAAGGTGGCCCACCAGCGGGCTTGAGCCACTCCCAGGTCCAGCTCCCTCCAAGCCTCCTTTAATACACTGATCAACTGTGATCCTTCTGGTCCTAGAATAAGGCAGGGCagtggggcaggagagagaaggtcAGCGTGGAGGGGCTGCCTTGTGGTGGGAAGGGACCCAGGGAAAGGGTGGGAGTGACTTACCATGAGTAGGGCTGGGGGTGTGCTGGGGGGGGCTGTGTCTCACACACAGGGTAGCCATCAGGGCCTCGTGATCAGAGAGGGGACTGCCACTGTGAGGATCATGGCCTGTAGTGGTTCTAAGAGTCTTACAGGAGATGTAGAAGCCAGAAACCGCCTAGGAAAAGTCACGGCCAGAAACATCTTTGAAGGCCTCTCCCCATTCTGCAAGCATCAGTGATCTAAGATCTAGACTAGCTGGACAGAAGATGAGCAAGCAAAAGCTGGTGAAAGACAGAGACGCGATGGGTGAAGACACACGGAGAAGACTGACCTTATACAGCACATAGTCAATGCGGATGCCAAACGGAAATGGCTCTAGCTCCCGCTGGTTGACGTAGCAGTTCTCAGGTACCATGGTACAGCCTTCCTCAGAGCCCTAGAGGAACAAGTGGTTCACACTAGTTGTGGGGGAGAAAGATGAGAGACGCTGGGGGAGTAGGCATGGAAATAATCAGGCGCCAGGTCCTCACCTTGAAGTCCCGGGTCTCCAGGTAGGCATCATGCAGCCCCGTCCACTCCTTCAGCAGGCGGCAGCCCAGGTCCTTCGGGTGCAAGTTGAGGTCCCCACACAGCAGAACCACATCAGCCTTCTTGGATGTGTGGCTGGGGGAACCAGGTCGGTGAGGCAGGCATTCTTCCCTGACCAGCTCTGCCCTCCTATAAGTGGGGCCCTGGCCACCCCTCAACCCCTGATCCCATCCCACTTCCCCTGTCAAGCCCAGGCTCACACACTGGATGAACTGGGCCAGTTCCCAAGCTTGGGCCACACGGTGTGTTAGGTAGATGTCCTTCTGTCGATTGTACTCGGCATGGAGCTGAGTGAGACAGGTGAGCGTATAGCGCATGAGGCTGACAGTCCCTACCGAGGGTCTAAATCACGCGTGTGTCTGTCTCTTGGCATGATACTTGGATAAAAAATGGGCAAACCTTGCCCACTAACCTCAGAAGATCCCGCCCACCAGCCTCACCCTCAGGCAGCCCAACTAGAGGAGTcccatctctccctcccaggACCAGGACGCCTGTCCCAGCCCTGCCAGCTTCACTCACATGGGTCACGTAGACATTGAGCACCAGTCCACTTAGATGGAGCACCAGGAGCCCCACAGCCTTCCCGCAGAACCAGTCTCCATGATGGATCTACAGGCAAGAGGGAGCAGGAACTCAGGGCATGGCTATcttccttctgcccatcccctgCGACCCAGGGAAGTCGGCCTCCTTCACCGTGTgttactggggtggggggtgggggatgaaggTGGAAGAGATATGAGATAAGGCTTACCATGTAGGGGTACCCGTTGAGGGTGTAGACGTGCTGGGTGAATTCCTGGATAGGATGTTTGGAGAAGACGCAGAGGCCACTGCCAATAATACCACTGCAAACCAAGTCCTGATTAATAGcccagaaaagcagaaagagaaagacccaggcctgttcccttccctcttctcccagcTTGTATCAGCTACTTTTCTTCTCCGTTTGCTGCTGAGATCAGCACCAGAGCAAAGCTCCAGGCAACAGCCTTTGTAGGATGATACAGTGTGTCCTGATAAGGCTGGGATGGGCTGGAACGCCAATCTTCCCGGTTCCACCAACTCCTGCACCcacagaggacagagggagggtgCAGGTAGGATAGGGAAGGGCGGGTGGGACCGAGGAGCTTCCCGATCTGAGGAACAGGCTTCCAGACCGGGTAGGCGTCTCACCTCCTGAAGTAGTGGGCAGCCGGGTAGGTGGGCAACAGCTTCTGTCTCAGGTGCTGGAAGTCCTGCTCACTCCACACCTGAGGGAAGAGGTGAAGTCCCCGGGAGAAGTCCCCTCAAGCGTCCCCAGCCGCCCCCTAGCCCGTCCCAGTCAGGGGTGCACACCAGCTCCACACTGCCCACCTCTTCCAGGAGGGCTAGGTCGAAGCTCTCCATGTTGAGAAAGTCTCCCAGGCGCTTCATGCGGTCGGCCCGGCGCTTGCTCAGGTAGGGAATGCCCCTGAGGACGACAAGGGCCCGGGAAGGCGATGGCTGCAGGCGCGCGGGAGCTGGGGCCGCAGCGGGCCCGGAGGTGcgggcgccccccgcccccggacgCTGGAGGACAGGCTAGAGCCGGGGCCGGGATGTGAGGGAGGCCGCCTTCCTCCGGCCGAGGGGGCGAACGGAGCCGTGGCCCCGGACCCACCCCGCCGGCCTCTCACCAGCAGTTGAGGTTAAAGATCCTCAGTCGCAGAGTGAAGTTGGGCTTCATGGCGAGCGCGCTCCGCGGGCGCGGGACGGCACGGCCTCCCCGGCGACGGCCGCGGCGGGAaccggggcgggcgggcggcgccgCCTCCCCGGGCGGTGCGCACAGGTGGTCGGCCCCGCCCCCGTGCGCCCCGGAAGGCCCCGGCCTCCCAGCCCGCGCCGCTCCGGCCCTGGGCCGGGGTCCGACTCCGCGGGCAACCGGCCCGCTCCCCGCGGCCCCCGCGCAACGGGCTGCACGCCAACCCGGAAAGGCGATCTACCGCGAAATCAGGCGCTGCCGGCGGGCGAGGGCCGCGCGCGACGTCCCTGTAGGGGGAAGACCAGAGGGGGGTTCGGCGGGCCGGGCCGACGCACGCGGGGCCCCCGCGGAGCTCCCCGTTCCTTTTCGCAGAAGcctcggccccggccccggccgcccGCGCGCCCTCTCCCGCCCCTCGCCCGGCTCACCAACAACAGGAGCAAAGTTGAGAGACGACTGGGCCGTCGCCGCCGGCCCCCTCGCGTCCTTCCTCCCAGCTGGGGACGGGGGCGGAGCCGCGCGGTTGCCCGGCGACGCGCAGTGTTTGTGCTCCGAGCAGTCCCCCAGCGCCGCCATGGCCAGCCCGAAGCAGTGCCGGCCCAAGTCGGCCCCGTGCCGCTCGCGGTCGCCGCCGGAGCAGCCGCTGCGGGTGAAGGTGGTGGGGCTCTTCAAAAGCTCCAGCTTTCAGGTGGCCAAGAGCGCGGCTGAGGTAACCGCGAGAAAACCGCACGTGTGGGCGGCCCTTCCGGTCTGCAGGTCTCGCGCCTCCTGGTGACGGGGGTCGATGTTCCGGGAGGTAGTAGGGATGTGTCCGGGCCGGCcaggctcagttcgttaagtccCAGGGGGCAGGGTCGGGTCCGGTGGACGTTCCACTTCGAGAAGGGCTACCTTTAAAGGGGGATCGGAGTGAAGGAAGGTTCAGAACCTTGCTGGGTGAGGGAGGGtaatcctcccccccccccaccccccggttaTCCACATATTTTATTTCCACATCAATTTTTACTTgagttatacattttttttaattcataaaaaatGTTTAGGAAGAAGTGATACGGTATAACCAAccactgatttttgtttgttttttgttttgttacgaACTCCCTCCCCAAGCGATTTTTGGAAACTTCATTTGGGAAGTGTTTTGGGACCCCGTCCTTTAAATTTTCTCTAGCATTTACTGCATTCGAATTAGGTGCTTAAGGGATGTCTCAAAAATTGACGCACGAGTGCTTTGGAGAATCCAGATATTTCTTTGTAAACACACGGAAcgatataaaaggaaaaacactttAAGCAACTGGAAGAACTTGGCCAGGTCCGCAGTGGTGCAGCACACATACTACCCAAATGCAAGAGAAATGTAGAACTCGGCACATCGTTGGGGTTTGCTCTGGGAATGCTACTGTTAAGATTATCCCCAAATTCTCTCCTTCAAAACCCCACCAGACTCTGGGACCATGCCCTGTGCATGTTTGTGTATCCCAAAGTATCTAGCTGGATACCTGACACAAAATGTTCTCAAACACAAGAAATCTTAAGCAACTCCTGCCTTCTTGCTGGCTCACCAAGTTAAAGTTTGTAATTCTATCAAGCACAGAAATAGTAACGGTCGACCTTAAAACAGCCAGTTATTTTACTAGCAAAATGGGTACATTTGATAATAGCACAAGAGTTGCAATTTGGGACATAGAAGCTATGGCAAACTAAGGCAATCTGGGAGATCAAAGGACAGGAACCTtatggagaagaggaggaagctgggaagGGCTGCTCTGAAGAAAACTCCACTGGCAGGAAATGAGAGAGTTCAGGGTGGTGACAGTTTCTCACTGGCTCATTATCTTATTGGCTGCGCTTGGTGTGGAACAAGGagacattttcccttccttctgctggagGAGTAAAATAGACTTACTCCTGTTGGGAATGCAAGGTTTGTCTCCTGACCTACTCGGGTCTGCAATGGAGGAGGGGTGGTAGTAAGGCCTGAGAGCTCCCCCTTCCGGCCTCCCAACGCCATTTTAAGTGGGGTTTCCTTTGCTCAGTTTCAGAGTAATTTGTGGAACAGGTGAGGTTTACATCAAGAGGAAGAGAATAAGCAGTAAGTCTGTGAAAATGATACATGGATCATCAAAATAAGCAGAAATTATGGGCTGTTAGCTGAGATGATGGGCTCTATAAAGTTCATGGCTCAAGCTGTATTTAatgaatttaaggaaaaatttttcCCCTGTTTTTCTTTAGCTTCTTTTCTGAGGGCACAAGTTTTTTGTGCCTGCTCCACACTGTAGAGAAGGTGTTGGCAATTTTATTCCGTAAAGCCTAGATGTTAAATTATTAGGCTTTCAGGGCCACAGGCTGTAGGGATCTCAGTCACAACTAGATTTTGAACAAAAGTGgccagacaatatgtaaatgaatggtggttttccaataaaacttaattATGAATACTGAAGCTTGACTTGCATATAATTTCACATGACATGAAAGATGTcaacttttcatcttttttcaactccttaaaatctgaaaattctTCTTAGCTTTCAAGTCTTAGAAAAACAGACAGATTTGGCCTACTGGCCACAGCTTGCCTACCATGTCTTTGTTATATTAGTAACGTTAATTTTCCCTTGCTTAAGCTTTGACTTACTGTAGCTCTATTTGGATATGAAAACCTATCACTGTAAATTGAGTTAGTTTGACCTTAATAAAGGATATGGCTTTGAATAATTTCACAACATGATCATTTGGTGAGCAATCCTCAATACCGAATTTACTGTCAGAAATTTAGATTTGTGGAGAGTATTACATAGATTCTAATTTGGATGTAGTCTGTTCTAGACACTAAATTATGAAGAAAGTATGACGAAGTATGCTTAATTTGAAAACTGTTGGGCTTATTAGTTATTCCATATGGTCCACCAGTTAGAAATACAATtgccccacactgagcatggatcctAGAACTGTGACAAAGGGCACATCATCACCTATTAGTTGGGCAAGAGTCTAAGAAGGAAATGACCCAGCTGCTATTGCCCTCTGGTCCGAAGGGCAGGATACACTCATGCCCTGGTTTCTCCCCCTTGGAAATCCACCACGATGAAGCATGCCAGGCTAGTGTCCGCTTTTAGGCCACAGTCGGACCGCTAAGCTCTCTCCTTAGTGGAGAAGGCGCCCAGTGCAGCAGCCAGCTGTCACTTTTCCCTGTTGGGCAGATCCCTTCCTCAGCCCCACTCAGGTGAGGCCTGTTCATGCCTCACCTGCCTTCCCTTGCTTGACCAGGAAGCAAAATGCAACATACCAggaattgacatttttttttttgacagggatCGTTAACCAGTAAGAATCTTCTCTGATCCATATAgacaaaataatacatgttaaagCAAAACATGCTCAGGATCTAAACCCAACATATTTAGTATTAACTTCACTTTTTCACAAAGGGTGTAACCACACCAATATCCTTTTGGTCATTCTCCACATATCAATAAATTAATAACATTTGCTTTAGTGGAAAGTATCTGTATCTgtagagggagggggatgggttaaacaggggctggggattaagaagggcacttgtccTAGTGAGCACCCATtgatgtatggaactgttgagtcactatactgtatacctgaaactaaaaaaacactagttaaaaaaaaagtaacatcttcttttcattaaaaaaataaaagtatctgtAGATCCACTACAGTTTAGTAAGAGTTTAATGTAGGGAAAAACTGGTCCTAAAAGAACATGGCAAATCACGAAATTTGTTCATTTGCTCATTCGTTTGCTATGTGTGGGTGGTCCACTGTGTGCCAGATGTTGAGACCAGTGGGAGTACATGAAAACTAGGACATACATAGTCTtggccctcaaggagctcatacTCTAGAATAATGAGAGGCAAGTAAGCCAGAGCCCCAGGATGAGCTGGGGAGTGACTTAATGGAGGTAAGCACAGGGGCCTCTGGGACCAAGAAGAGGGCAACTAAGCCAGATTGTGTGGCTGGGTATGTGCTGTATAAAAACTGAAGTCCCCccaaaaatggaaatgatttcaACTTTAAAGGAGAACTCACGCtaaaataattattctattttgaaACCTAGGCTTTGAAGACTAATTATCCATCCAAATTTGAAGATCCTATAATAGTTCCTCTTCAAGAATTTGCATGGGATCAATATCTACAGGAGAAAAAAAGGGTAAAGGATGCTTGGGGTATGGGGAATGAGCAAAGCTTTGCTTCACTCACTCAACTATGCATTGTTTTGGAGAAACAGGAGTACTGATTTTAGAGCAACTAGATTTAATTTCTCTAAATTATATACTTTTCCTAAATCATTTCAATCATTTTACCAGGctgattttaagaaaaagtaaaacatttacaGGATTTTCTTTTGGAAGCCATGGGATAAAGGTAAGTTTCAGACTCTCAATGCTGCTAGTTACCCCTGCCAATGGTTAGCCCGCTCTCCCTGCACACTGCTTACTCACACTTCCTGTGACACCCGGGCACTTGTGGTCTTTACTCTGGAAGGTCTTGGTGGTCTCCAGCTCAGACACAG
This genomic interval from Neovison vison isolate M4711 chromosome 1, ASM_NN_V1, whole genome shotgun sequence contains the following:
- the SMPD2 gene encoding sphingomyelin phosphodiesterase 2: MKPNFTLRLRIFNLNCWGIPYLSKRRADRMKRLGDFLNMESFDLALLEEVWSEQDFQHLRQKLLPTYPAAHYFRSGIIGSGLCVFSKHPIQEFTQHVYTLNGYPYMIHHGDWFCGKAVGLLVLHLSGLVLNVYVTHLHAEYNRQKDIYLTHRVAQAWELAQFIHHTSKKADVVLLCGDLNLHPKDLGCRLLKEWTGLHDAYLETRDFKGSEEGCTMVPENCYVNQRELEPFPFGIRIDYVLYKAVSGFYISCKTLRTTTGHDPHSGSPLSDHEALMATLCVRHSPPQHTPSPTHGPEGSQLISVLKEAWRELDLGVAQARWWATFASYVIGLGLLLLAFLCALAAGGGVREVAILLWTPSVGLLLGAGAVYLFHMQEAKGLSGARAELQHVLGRAREAQDSGPESQPALLLGQQEGDGTEEQ